From Acinetobacter sp. ASP199, the proteins below share one genomic window:
- a CDS encoding thiolase family protein has protein sequence MIVIVNGVRTAMGGFQGAFSSCTAPDLGAAAIKEVVARSGLQPTDIDEVIFGCVLPAGLKQGPARQAMRQAGLPDTTGATTINKICGSGMKAVMQAADAVKAGSAEIVVAGGMESMSNAPYLLDKARAGHRMGHGKITDHMFQEGLEDAETGLSMGVLAQQMADKKGYTREQQDNFAISSLNKAVTAINNGYFKAEIVPVTVSSRKGDVVVEQDEQPLNAKADKIPTLRPAFKKDGTITAANSSSISDGASALVITSEEIAAERGLQPLAKIVAYASNSQHPTEFSIAPVGAIEKVLKKAGWDAQEVDLWEINEAFAMVTMAAMDAFNLDEAKVNINGGACALGHPLGSSGSRIIVTLLHALKRTGGKKGIAALCIGGGEATAVAVELI, from the coding sequence ATGATTGTTATCGTAAATGGTGTTCGTACTGCAATGGGTGGCTTCCAAGGCGCTTTTTCTTCATGTACAGCACCAGATTTAGGTGCCGCGGCAATTAAAGAAGTTGTTGCGCGTTCTGGTTTACAACCTACAGATATTGATGAAGTAATTTTTGGCTGTGTACTACCAGCCGGTTTAAAACAGGGACCTGCGCGTCAGGCTATGCGTCAGGCAGGTTTACCTGACACTACGGGTGCAACCACCATTAATAAAATTTGTGGTTCAGGTATGAAAGCGGTGATGCAGGCTGCCGATGCAGTAAAAGCGGGCTCAGCAGAGATTGTGGTCGCTGGCGGTATGGAGTCGATGAGTAATGCACCATATTTACTCGATAAAGCACGTGCCGGCCACCGTATGGGACATGGCAAAATTACCGATCACATGTTCCAGGAAGGTCTGGAAGATGCTGAAACCGGTCTTTCTATGGGCGTTCTTGCTCAACAAATGGCCGACAAGAAAGGCTATACCCGTGAACAGCAAGATAACTTTGCGATCAGCTCATTGAATAAAGCAGTGACTGCCATCAACAATGGTTATTTTAAAGCAGAAATCGTGCCTGTGACGGTGTCTTCACGTAAAGGTGATGTGGTAGTTGAGCAAGATGAACAGCCGTTAAATGCCAAAGCTGATAAAATTCCCACTTTGCGTCCAGCATTTAAAAAAGACGGCACCATTACCGCTGCCAATTCCAGCTCGATTTCAGATGGTGCATCGGCATTAGTCATCACTTCAGAAGAAATTGCCGCAGAGCGTGGTTTACAGCCTTTAGCGAAAATTGTCGCCTATGCTTCAAACTCGCAACATCCAACAGAGTTCAGCATTGCACCGGTCGGCGCGATAGAAAAAGTTTTGAAAAAAGCTGGCTGGGATGCTCAAGAAGTTGATCTTTGGGAAATCAATGAAGCCTTTGCCATGGTGACGATGGCAGCTATGGATGCTTTCAATCTGGATGAAGCAAAAGTCAACATCAATGGTGGCGCTTGCGCATTAGGTCATCCACTCGGTTCATCAGGTTCACGTATTATCGTGACTTTATTGCATGCCTTAAAACGTACCGGCGGTAAAAAAGGGATTGCTGCTTTATGTATCGGTGGTGGTGAAGCAACCGCCGTTGCAGTTGAACTGATCTAA
- a CDS encoding acyl-CoA dehydrogenase C-terminal domain-containing protein codes for MPIYNAPLKDMEFILNDVFKADEFWQGNENLAHLDMATANAILEEMAKFSKNVILDLNRSSDEEGGAQFNNGVVTTPKGFKEAFKQFAEGGWVGLGASEEWGGQGMPKMLTVLADEMIWSTNPSFMLYPLLTVGAGMAINDRASQQQKETYLPKFYTGEWSGTMCLTEPHSGTDLGIIKTKAEPNEDGSFNITGTKIFITSGEHDLCENIIHLVLAKTPNAPAGSRGISLFIVPKFHVNADGSVGERNAVSAGSIEHKMGIKGSATCVMNFDGAKGYIVGKENEGLAAMFVMMNYERLSMGIQGIGAAEFAYQNAAQYATDRLQGRSATGAKFPEKPADSILVHGDVRRMLLNVRANNEASRAFAVYVGQQLDITKYSTDAEAVRKANDRVALLTPIAKAYLTDKALDSSLEAQMVFGGHGYIREWGMEQCIRDLRISQIYEGTNGVQAIDLIGRKTIKCGGAYVAEYIAEIREFAQGLDDALSIKAAVLDVCTQVEDITTFIVNQAKTSPDFSNAVAVDYLHVVGLLSFVYMYARISQAAQPKPESFFQNKLVLADYYVAKVLPDLAARIQRIQAGADVVMQLPEEYFTAQS; via the coding sequence ATGCCTATTTATAACGCACCGCTTAAAGACATGGAATTTATTTTAAATGATGTATTTAAGGCAGATGAATTCTGGCAGGGCAATGAAAACCTCGCACATTTAGATATGGCTACGGCGAATGCGATTTTAGAGGAAATGGCGAAGTTTTCTAAAAATGTCATCCTCGATTTAAACCGCAGCAGTGATGAAGAAGGCGGCGCACAGTTCAATAATGGTGTGGTGACGACACCGAAAGGATTTAAAGAAGCATTTAAACAGTTTGCTGAGGGTGGCTGGGTTGGCCTGGGTGCATCTGAAGAATGGGGCGGTCAGGGCATGCCTAAAATGCTGACCGTACTGGCTGATGAAATGATCTGGAGTACTAACCCGTCATTCATGCTGTACCCATTACTGACAGTGGGTGCAGGTATGGCCATTAATGACCGTGCTTCACAACAACAGAAAGAAACCTATCTGCCAAAATTCTACACCGGTGAATGGTCAGGTACCATGTGCTTGACAGAGCCACATTCTGGTACTGATCTAGGCATTATCAAAACCAAGGCTGAACCGAATGAAGATGGTTCATTCAACATTACCGGAACTAAAATCTTTATTACCAGCGGCGAACACGACCTGTGTGAAAACATCATCCACCTGGTTCTGGCAAAAACACCAAATGCGCCTGCCGGTTCACGTGGTATTTCCTTATTCATCGTACCGAAATTCCATGTCAATGCAGATGGTTCGGTCGGTGAACGTAATGCAGTATCTGCGGGTTCAATTGAACACAAGATGGGGATCAAGGGTTCTGCCACTTGTGTCATGAACTTTGACGGCGCTAAAGGCTATATCGTAGGTAAAGAAAACGAAGGTCTGGCAGCCATGTTCGTGATGATGAACTACGAACGTTTATCGATGGGGATTCAAGGCATTGGTGCGGCTGAATTTGCCTACCAGAATGCTGCACAATATGCGACGGATCGTTTGCAAGGCCGTTCGGCTACCGGTGCAAAATTTCCTGAAAAACCGGCAGACTCAATTCTTGTACACGGTGATGTACGCCGTATGCTGTTAAATGTCCGTGCTAACAACGAAGCATCCCGTGCCTTTGCTGTGTATGTGGGTCAACAGCTGGATATCACGAAGTATTCAACCGATGCTGAAGCCGTTCGTAAAGCCAATGACCGTGTTGCATTGTTAACCCCAATTGCAAAAGCTTACTTAACCGACAAGGCTCTTGATTCAAGCCTGGAAGCGCAAATGGTATTTGGTGGTCATGGTTATATTCGTGAATGGGGCATGGAACAATGTATTCGTGACTTGCGCATTTCCCAAATTTACGAAGGCACCAACGGTGTTCAGGCCATTGACCTGATTGGTCGTAAGACCATCAAATGTGGTGGTGCATACGTTGCTGAATACATAGCTGAAATTCGTGAATTTGCACAAGGTCTGGATGATGCCTTGTCGATTAAAGCCGCTGTATTGGATGTTTGTACACAGGTTGAAGACATTACTACCTTCATTGTAAACCAGGCTAAAACCTCACCAGACTTCAGCAATGCAGTTGCTGTAGATTATTTACATGTGGTTGGATTACTCAGCTTTGTTTATATGTACGCCCGCATTAGTCAGGCCGCTCAACCTAAACCAGAAAGTTTCTTCCAGAACAAACTGGTCTTGGCAGACTACTATGTAGCCAAAGTTTTACCTGACTTGGCAGCACGTATACAACGTATTCAAGCCGGTGCCGATGTGGTGATGCAGTTGCCAGAAGAGTATTTTACTGCTCAATCTTAA
- a CDS encoding TetR/AcrR family transcriptional regulator, whose translation MNTVRQQNFQLRKEKILTMAETLLLDNNQDITLAELASELDIAKGTIYKHFKSKNQLYLELIILNEKRLLEISKKYKNNIKTYVSQYMLYNMLNSNRTILLHVIEERLTNNERKLKELFEELYQVREERIIEIKDMTDEYLKSFNSAMSIRDYLSYIWTVTYGASLLLNSTHYQKSIGSRERLIKLYINQALMTPDKIT comes from the coding sequence ATGAATACAGTACGTCAACAAAATTTTCAATTACGTAAAGAGAAAATTTTAACCATGGCGGAAACCCTGTTGTTAGATAACAATCAAGATATCACGCTTGCTGAACTTGCCTCTGAACTTGATATTGCCAAAGGCACCATCTATAAACATTTTAAAAGCAAGAATCAGCTCTATTTAGAACTGATTATTTTGAATGAAAAAAGATTATTGGAAATTTCGAAAAAATATAAAAACAATATTAAAACTTATGTTTCACAGTACATGCTCTATAACATGTTAAATTCCAACCGAACCATTTTATTGCATGTCATTGAAGAACGATTAACCAATAATGAACGCAAACTGAAAGAATTATTTGAAGAACTGTATCAGGTGCGTGAAGAACGCATTATTGAAATTAAAGACATGACAGATGAATATCTGAAATCCTTTAACAGTGCCATGTCAATTCGTGATTATTTATCCTATATCTGGACCGTCACTTATGGCGCGTCGCTACTGCTCAATTCAACCCATTACCAGAAATCGATTGGTTCTCGTGAACGCCTGATTAAACTGTATATCAACCAGGCCTTAATGACCCCGGATAAAATCACCTGA
- a CDS encoding LysR substrate-binding domain-containing protein: protein MFELDCKLLSIFYYVYKFKNVSHAADYLDMSQPTVSNLLNKIRQHYNDPLFLRIGNEMVPTELSKQLFPLVSEALSKVEIINNFTVDFDQTTSQQKFTIAMTDVSHLVLLPKISQYLKQHASHIRLNVRAITSETSYQMANGEIDLAIGFLPHLENGFYQQKLFEQYYVVIASKNHPRLSENSLTTEQYINEPHIDIDAGMGHYHIENELLNLELKRNILMRLPSYLGVGLVVQETDAIATVPYYLSEVLLSRGNLQIFDAPINFPTYAVKQYWHMSCHHKTSHQWLRQMCYELFSKMNVLDDPMHKIIHQ from the coding sequence GTGTTTGAACTTGACTGTAAATTGCTCAGCATCTTTTATTATGTCTACAAATTTAAGAACGTCTCCCATGCAGCCGATTATCTGGATATGAGCCAACCGACGGTGAGTAATCTGCTCAATAAAATCCGTCAGCATTATAATGATCCTTTATTTTTGCGTATTGGCAATGAAATGGTGCCGACTGAACTGTCAAAACAACTGTTTCCACTGGTCAGTGAAGCCTTGAGTAAAGTCGAAATCATCAATAATTTTACCGTTGATTTTGACCAGACCACTTCACAGCAGAAATTTACCATTGCCATGACCGATGTGTCGCATTTGGTTTTACTGCCTAAAATTTCGCAATATTTAAAACAGCATGCTTCGCATATTCGTTTAAATGTACGTGCCATTACTTCTGAAACCAGTTATCAGATGGCCAATGGCGAAATTGACCTGGCGATTGGTTTTTTACCCCATCTGGAAAACGGTTTTTATCAGCAGAAACTGTTTGAGCAATATTATGTGGTGATTGCTTCCAAAAATCATCCGCGACTGAGCGAAAACAGTCTAACCACCGAACAGTATATTAATGAACCCCATATCGATATTGATGCCGGAATGGGGCATTACCACATTGAAAATGAGCTGTTAAATTTAGAACTGAAACGCAATATCTTGATGCGCTTACCCAGTTATCTGGGCGTTGGGTTGGTGGTGCAGGAAACCGATGCGATTGCGACCGTACCTTATTATTTAAGTGAAGTGTTATTGTCGCGTGGCAATTTACAGATTTTTGATGCGCCGATTAACTTTCCGACCTATGCGGTGAAGCAATATTGGCATATGTCCTGTCATCATAAAACCAGCCATCAGTGGCTACGTCAGATGTGTTATGAACTGTTTTCGAAAATGAATGTTTTAGATGATCCGATGCATAAAATCATTCATCAATAA